A genomic region of Solanum dulcamara chromosome 2, daSolDulc1.2, whole genome shotgun sequence contains the following coding sequences:
- the LOC129880762 gene encoding 40S ribosomal protein S13-like has product MGRMHSRGKGISASALPYKRTPPSWLKTSAPDVEDNICKFAKKGLTPSQIGVILRDSHGIAQVKSVTGSKILRILKAHGLAPEIPEDLYHLIKKAVAIRKHLERNRKDKDSKFRLILVESRIHRLARYYKKTKKLPPVWKYESTTASTLVA; this is encoded by the exons ATGGGTCGTATGCACAGTCGAGG TAAAGGAATTTCAGCTTCAGCACTTCCGTATAAGAGGACACCACCAAGTTGGTTGAAAACATCTGCTCCCGAT GTTGAGGATAACATATGCAAGTTTGCCAAAAAGGGTTTGACACCTTCTCAAATCGGTGTTATACTTCGTGATTCTCATGGGATTGCTCAGGTGAAGAGTGTAACTGGTAGCAAGATTCTCAGAATTTTGAAGGCTCATG GACTTGCTCCTGAGATTCccgaggatctctatcaccttaTCAAGAAGGCTGTTGCAATCCGAAAGCATCTTGAGAGAAACAGGAAAGACAAGGATTCCAAGTTTAGGTTGATTCTTGTTGAGAGCAGGATTCACCGACTTGCTCGTTACTATAAGAAAACCAAGAAGCTCCCCCCAGTCTGGAAGTA TGAATCTACCACCGCCAGTACTCTTGTGGCATAG
- the LOC129880759 gene encoding UDP-glucuronate 4-epimerase 3-like, whose amino-acid sequence MSQMKHIDNTPSTPGKFKIEKSPYNRLRLQFSLAKLIFWSLVFAGFIFVFFFRSPSSSSHVSSDLFRRSLRTSSYGGPGWEKKIKASAKVSSRNGICVLVTGAAGFVGTHVSAALKRRGDGVLGLDNFNDYYDPSLKRARQELLERSGVYIVEADINDATLLKKLFEIVAFTHVMHLAAQAGVRYAMENPSSYVHSNIAGLVNMLEVCKSVNPQPSIVWASSSSVYGLNTKVPFSERDRTDQPASLYAATKKAGEEIAHTYNHIYGLSITGLRFFTVYGPWGRPDMAYFFFSKDILKGKSIPIFEAANHGTVARDFTYIDDIVKGCLAALDTAKKSTGSGGKKKGPAQLRVFNLGNTSPVPVSDLVSILEKLLKVKAKRLIMKLPRNGDVQFTHANISSAQQELGYKPTTDLQTGLKKFVRWYLSYYGNGKKSAQ is encoded by the coding sequence ATGTCCCAAATGAAGCACATTGATAATACTCCATCAACCCCAGGAAAATTCAAGATTGAAAAATCCCCTTATAATAGGCTTAGGCTACAATTTTCTTTAGCCAAGCTCATTTTTTGGTCACTTGTTTTTGCGGGGTTCATCTTTGTATTCTTTTTCAGATCACCATCTTCATCCTCTCATGTTTCTTCAGATCTCTTCAGGAGATCTCTTAGAACAAGCTCTTATGGTGGTCCAGGTTGGGAGAAAAAGATTAAGGCCTCAGCAAAAGTCAGTTCACGTAATGGTATTTGTGTTTTGGTAACTGGGGCAGCTGGTTTTGTAGGAACACATGTATCAGCTGCCTTAAAACGCCGCGGAGATGGCGTATTGGGGTTGGATAATTTCAATGATTATTATGATCCCTCGCTCAAAAGAGCGAGGCAAGAGCTATTAGAGCGCTCTGGGGTGTACATTGTTGAGGCTGACATCAATGATGCCACCCTCTTGAAGAAACTTTTTGAAATTGTTGCATTTACTCATGTTATGCATTTGGCTGCACAAGCCGGTGTGCGATACGCTATGGAAAATCCAAGCTCATATGTTCATAGTAACATTGCTGGACTTGTTAATATGCTTGAGGTTTGCAAAAGTGTAAATCCTCAACCTTCTATTGTGTGGGCGTCGTCTAGTTCTGTATATGGATTGAATACTAAGGTACCTTTTTCAGAAAGGGATAGGACAGACCAGCCTGCTAGTTTATATGCTGCTACTAAGAAGGCTGGTGAGGAGATTGCTCATACCTATAATCATATATATGGGCTTTCGATAACTGGATTGAGGTTTTTCACGGTTTATGGACCGTGGGGGCGACCAGATATGGCTTACTTCTTTTTCTCAAAGGACATTTTGAAAGGAAAGTCAATTCCAATCTTTGAGGCTGCTAATCATGGCACAGTCGCCAGGGATTTTACCTACATTGATGACATAGTGAAGGGTTGTTTGGCGGCATTGGACACGGCTAAGAAGAGCACCGGAAGTGGTGGGAAGAAGAAAGGTCCTGCTCAATTGAGGGTGTTCAATTTGGGCAACACTTCCCCTGTCCCGGTATCTGATCTTGTCAGCATTTTGGAGAAGTTATTAAAGGTAAAGGCTAAGAGATTGATTATGAAGTTGCCAAGGAATGGAGATGTGCAGTTTACTCATGCAAATATAAGCTCGGCGCAGCAGGAGCTTGGATATAAGCCTACCACGGATCTACAGACAGGATTGAAGAAATTTGTTCGATGGTACCTAAGCTACTATGGTAATGGAAAGAAAAGCGCACAGTGA